A single Candidatus Zixiibacteriota bacterium DNA region contains:
- a CDS encoding 50S ribosomal protein L25 produces the protein MKSLPLSARPRTAAGKGGARQLRLGGLVPAILYGEHTAPVALSVNAREFASVLKKSSSEHVLVDLSVQGSDSGTELALVKDVQHDPITGGVLHVDFLHILPTKKISVTVPVRVRGVADGVKNFGGILQHTMRELEVEALPADIPEVIDVDVSALGIGDAIHVRDISIERVVVVTGPEHTIASVVPPTVVKEAVPVAEGAAAAEGAAGAPEVIGEKKEEEEEAEEVKEKEKEKVKEKKK, from the coding sequence ATGAAATCACTGCCGCTTTCCGCCCGTCCCCGTACTGCCGCAGGCAAGGGAGGGGCCCGTCAACTCCGCCTGGGCGGCCTGGTCCCGGCCATTCTCTATGGCGAGCACACAGCACCGGTGGCACTATCGGTCAACGCACGAGAGTTTGCCTCTGTGCTCAAGAAGTCCTCGTCAGAGCACGTGCTCGTTGATTTGAGCGTCCAGGGTTCTGATTCCGGCACGGAGTTGGCTCTGGTCAAGGACGTGCAGCACGATCCGATCACCGGCGGCGTTCTGCACGTCGATTTCCTCCACATTCTCCCCACCAAGAAGATCAGCGTCACGGTGCCCGTGCGCGTGCGCGGTGTCGCCGACGGCGTGAAGAACTTCGGCGGGATCCTGCAACACACGATGCGCGAGCTGGAAGTCGAGGCCCTGCCGGCGGACATCCCCGAGGTCATTGACGTCGACGTCTCGGCCCTCGGGATCGGCGATGCGATTCATGTGCGCGACATCTCGATTGAGCGCGTCGTGGTCGTCACCGGTCCTGAGCACACCATCGCCTCAGTCGTGCCGCCGACGGTGGTCAAGGAGGCCGTCCCGGTTGCCGAGGGTGCGGCCGCCGCTGAGGGTGCCGCCGGGGCGCCCGAAGTGATCGGCGAGAAGAAGGAAGAGGAAGAAGAAGCGGAAGAGGTAAAAGAGAAAGAGAAGGAGAAGGTAAAGGAGAAGAAGAAGTAG